The Osmerus eperlanus chromosome 7, fOsmEpe2.1, whole genome shotgun sequence genome includes a region encoding these proteins:
- the rspo1 gene encoding R-spondin-1 — translation MGVCLSSCPVGYYGMRTPETNRCIQCKIENCEACFNRNFCTKCKDGLYSHRGRCLLHCPEGLSTTNGTMECVECELGEWSAWGPCMKNEKTCGFKKGTQSRVREQAQTPSPETPSTPSSPQPCSPPTETRRCVVQRTACRKGDHKNKGERSGDQKNKEKEPGGRKEGGRGGREGAKGGGKKRKGQHRVTTAPSLTTRPSPVT, via the exons ATGGgggtgtgtctgtcctcctgcCCAGTGGGCTACTACGGCATGAGGACCCCCGAAACCAACAGATGCATCC aATGTAAAATAGAAAACTGTGAGGCGTGTTTCAATCGAAATTTTTGCACAAAATGTAAGGACGGCTTGTATTCACACAGAGGACGGTGTCTCCTTCACTGCCCCGAGGGACTCAGCACCACTAACGGAACCATGGAGTGTGTAG AATGTGAGCTGGGTGAGTGGAGTGCGTGGGGGCCTTGTATGAAGAATGAGAAAACCTGTGGCTTCAAGAAGGGCACCCAGAGCCGTGTGAGAGAGCAGGCCCAGACGCCCAGCCCAGAGACCCCCTCcacgccctcctccccacagccctgctccccccccacaGAGACACGGAGGTGTGTCGTCCAGAGGACAGCCTGTCGGAAGGGAG ATCATAAGAACAAAGGAGAGCGAAGTGGGGATCAGAAGAATAAAGAGAAGGAGCCTGGtggcaggaaggagggggggcggggcgggagggagggggcaaaaGGAGGGGGCAAGAAGAGGAAGGGGCAACACCGGGTTACCACGGCGCCCAGCCTCACCACCAGACCCAGTCCTGTGACCTAG